The Desulfoscipio gibsoniae DSM 7213 genome contains a region encoding:
- the rplC gene encoding 50S ribosomal protein L3, producing MPKAILGKKVGMTQVFTDEGIAVPVTVIEAGPCLVAQKKTGAKDGYNAIQLGFGEKRENLFNKPMKGHFEKAGIKPKRYLREIRVDDIDAYEVGQEIKADVFAPGEKVDVVGITKGRGFSGGIKRHGFHRGPMAHGSKYHRRPGSLAAKGPARVFKGRKLPGHYGAERVTIQNLEVVRADAGQNLLAVKGAIPGPRGGLVMVKQSVKAR from the coding sequence ATGCCCAAGGCAATATTGGGTAAAAAGGTTGGTATGACCCAGGTATTTACTGATGAAGGTATTGCCGTTCCGGTAACCGTTATTGAGGCTGGACCTTGTTTGGTGGCCCAAAAGAAAACCGGCGCCAAGGACGGCTATAACGCCATTCAATTAGGGTTTGGTGAAAAACGGGAAAATTTGTTTAACAAACCTATGAAAGGCCATTTTGAAAAAGCGGGCATAAAGCCCAAGCGTTACTTGCGGGAAATACGCGTTGATGACATTGATGCCTATGAAGTGGGGCAGGAAATCAAAGCGGATGTATTTGCACCCGGCGAAAAAGTAGACGTTGTGGGTATCACCAAAGGGCGCGGTTTTTCGGGTGGTATAAAACGCCATGGATTCCACCGTGGCCCCATGGCGCACGGTTCCAAGTATCACCGGCGTCCCGGTTCGCTGGCGGCTAAAGGCCCGGCCCGGGTGTTCAAGGGCAGAAAATTGCCGGGGCACTACGGCGCTGAGCGGGTGACCATACAGAATTTGGAGGTTGTCCGTGCGGATGCCGGGCAGAACCTGCTGGCTGTTAAGGGAGCCATTCCGGGCCCGCGCGGCGGTCTGGTCATGGTCAAACAATCCGTTAAAGCCAGGTAA
- the rplX gene encoding 50S ribosomal protein L24, whose amino-acid sequence MTKPKVHVHKGDTVLVIRGKSAGKKGKVLEVQPAKSRVVVEGVNKVKRHAKPTRSMPQGGITEKEAPIHSSNVMLYCSKCNRPTRVGKKILEDGKKVRQCKKCGEVLS is encoded by the coding sequence ATGACCAAGCCCAAAGTGCATGTGCATAAAGGTGATACAGTATTGGTGATTCGGGGCAAAAGCGCCGGTAAAAAAGGCAAGGTCCTGGAAGTGCAGCCAGCTAAGAGTCGCGTGGTGGTGGAAGGGGTTAACAAAGTAAAGCGCCATGCCAAACCAACCCGCAGTATGCCGCAAGGCGGCATTACGGAAAAGGAGGCGCCCATCCACAGCTCCAACGTGATGCTGTATTGCAGTAAGTGCAACAGACCCACCAGGGTGGGTAAGAAAATACTGGAAGACGGTAAAAAAGTTCGCCAGTGCAAGAAATGCGGGGAAGTGCTCAGCTAA
- the rplV gene encoding 50S ribosomal protein L22 — protein sequence MQEATAVAKYIRISPRKVRQVIDIIRGKDVQEALAILKFTPKRASVPVAKVVKSAAANAEHNYEMNKDNLYVAACYVDQGPTLKRWQPRAMGRADVLRHRTSHITVVVKEKKEG from the coding sequence ATGCAAGAAGCAACAGCGGTTGCGAAATATATTCGCATCTCCCCACGTAAAGTGCGTCAGGTTATTGACATTATCAGGGGTAAGGATGTGCAAGAGGCGCTGGCTATATTGAAATTTACGCCCAAGCGGGCCTCTGTACCGGTGGCTAAAGTAGTTAAATCTGCCGCAGCCAACGCCGAGCATAATTATGAAATGAATAAGGATAACCTGTATGTGGCCGCCTGTTATGTAGATCAAGGACCCACCTTGAAGCGGTGGCAGCCCCGGGCCATGGGCCGTGCGGATGTACTGCGCCACCGTACCAGCCACATTACCGTGGTAGTAAAAGAGAAAAAGGAGGGTTAG
- the rplW gene encoding 50S ribosomal protein L23 — MKNPRDIIKKPVVTEKSMGLVEENKYTFIVDMGANKIEIRQAVEELFNVKVDKVRTMRVKGKLKRVRNRWGKTPDRKKAIVTLKEGQKIQLFEGV, encoded by the coding sequence ATGAAAAATCCTCGAGATATTATTAAAAAGCCGGTGGTCACTGAAAAGAGTATGGGCTTGGTGGAAGAAAACAAGTACACATTTATCGTGGATATGGGTGCCAATAAAATTGAGATTCGCCAGGCTGTGGAAGAGTTGTTTAATGTTAAAGTTGACAAGGTGCGCACCATGCGGGTCAAGGGTAAATTAAAGCGGGTTCGTAACCGTTGGGGCAAGACACCCGACCGTAAGAAAGCCATAGTTACACTCAAAGAGGGGCAAAAAATTCAGCTCTTTGAGGGTGTTTAG
- the tuf gene encoding elongation factor Tu, with protein MAKAKFERTKPHVNIGTIGHVDHGKTTLTAAITTVLSTVGGASVKKYDEIDNAPEERERGITINTAHVEYETATRHYAHVDCPGHADYVKNMITGAAQMDGSILVVSAADGPMPQTREHILLSRQVGVPYIVVYLNKADQVDDAELLELVDMEVRELLSQYEFPGDDIPVITGSALKALECGCGKRECEWCKSVWELMDAVDAYVPTPERDIDKPFLMPVEDVFTITGRGTVATGRIERGAVKVGEEVEIVGLMDKPRKTVVTGVEMFRKILDRGEAGDNVGCLLRGVDRKEIERGQVLAKPGSIKPHTKFNAEVYVLTKEEGGRHTPFFNGYRPQFYFRTTDVTGVAQLPEGVEMVMPGDNIKMNIELITPIALEEGLRFAIREGGRTVGAGVVTGINE; from the coding sequence ATGGCAAAGGCGAAATTTGAGCGGACTAAACCGCACGTAAACATCGGTACCATCGGCCACGTGGACCACGGTAAAACCACCCTGACCGCGGCTATCACCACCGTGCTGTCCACAGTGGGCGGAGCTTCAGTGAAAAAGTACGATGAAATTGACAATGCCCCGGAAGAAAGAGAGCGCGGTATAACCATCAACACCGCTCACGTGGAATACGAGACCGCGACCAGACACTACGCGCACGTAGACTGCCCCGGCCACGCCGACTACGTCAAGAACATGATCACCGGCGCAGCCCAGATGGACGGCTCCATACTGGTGGTATCAGCTGCCGACGGTCCCATGCCCCAAACCCGTGAGCATATTCTCCTTTCCCGCCAGGTGGGCGTGCCCTACATCGTGGTTTACCTGAACAAAGCCGACCAGGTAGACGATGCCGAATTGCTGGAACTGGTGGACATGGAAGTGCGTGAGCTTTTAAGCCAGTACGAATTCCCCGGGGACGACATCCCAGTAATCACCGGTTCGGCATTAAAGGCGCTGGAATGCGGCTGCGGCAAACGGGAATGCGAGTGGTGCAAGAGCGTATGGGAACTGATGGACGCTGTAGATGCCTACGTTCCCACACCGGAGCGCGACATTGACAAGCCGTTCTTGATGCCTGTGGAAGACGTATTCACCATCACGGGTCGTGGTACCGTGGCCACCGGTCGTATAGAGCGGGGCGCTGTTAAAGTAGGTGAAGAAGTAGAAATCGTAGGTTTGATGGATAAACCGCGCAAGACTGTGGTCACCGGCGTGGAAATGTTCCGCAAGATACTGGACCGCGGTGAAGCGGGTGACAACGTAGGCTGTCTGCTGCGCGGCGTAGACCGTAAAGAAATCGAGCGCGGCCAGGTGCTGGCCAAACCCGGCAGCATCAAGCCCCATACCAAATTTAACGCAGAAGTATACGTGCTGACCAAAGAAGAAGGTGGCCGGCATACCCCGTTCTTCAACGGCTACCGTCCGCAATTTTACTTCCGTACCACCGACGTGACCGGCGTGGCCCAGTTGCCGGAGGGTGTGGAAATGGTTATGCCGGGCGACAACATTAAAATGAATATCGAGCTTATTACTCCCATTGCTTTAGAAGAAGGTTTGCGTTTCGCCATTCGTGAAGGTGGTCGTACCGTAGGTGCCGGTGTGGTTACCGGTATCAACGAGTAA
- the rplN gene encoding 50S ribosomal protein L14, giving the protein MIQVQSMLRAADNTGARKLMCIRVMGGSLRRYASLGDVVVATVKEATPGGVVKKGDVVKAVIVRTKKEVRRPDGSYIKFDENAAVIIKDDGTPRGTRIFGPVARELREHDYMKIVSLAPEVL; this is encoded by the coding sequence GTGATTCAAGTACAATCTATGCTTAGAGCGGCAGACAATACCGGTGCCCGTAAGCTGATGTGTATCCGCGTAATGGGCGGTTCGTTGCGCCGATATGCCAGCCTGGGCGATGTGGTGGTTGCCACCGTCAAGGAAGCCACACCAGGCGGCGTTGTTAAGAAAGGGGACGTGGTTAAGGCTGTTATCGTGCGCACCAAAAAGGAAGTGCGACGTCCCGATGGTTCTTATATTAAATTTGACGAAAACGCCGCAGTGATTATTAAAGATGACGGAACTCCACGTGGCACCCGTATATTCGGTCCCGTGGCCCGGGAATTAAGAGAGCACGATTATATGAAAATTGTCTCCCTGGCCCCGGAAGTATTGTAG
- the rplD gene encoding 50S ribosomal protein L4 codes for MPRVAMYNINGDQVGEIDLKEDIFGIAVHQQALHDVVTMQLAGRRQGTHDTKTRAEVSGGGRKPYRQKGTGRARHGSIRSPIWRGGGIVFGPHPRSYSYRVPKKVRRLAMKSALSSKVEGGTIVVLEELKMDVPKTKDMVKILNNLKVDNKALVVTAERDDAVYKSARNIPGIKQLSVPGLNVYDLLAHKTLVITKDAVARVEEVFV; via the coding sequence ATGCCCAGAGTTGCCATGTATAACATAAACGGTGACCAGGTCGGGGAGATCGACTTAAAAGAAGACATTTTCGGTATTGCAGTTCACCAACAAGCTCTGCATGATGTCGTAACCATGCAGTTGGCCGGCAGGCGGCAGGGCACACACGATACCAAAACCAGGGCCGAAGTCAGCGGCGGCGGCCGCAAGCCCTATCGCCAAAAAGGCACCGGCCGGGCCCGGCACGGGTCTATTCGTTCACCCATCTGGCGTGGCGGCGGCATTGTGTTCGGGCCACACCCGCGCAGTTATAGCTACCGGGTGCCCAAAAAGGTGCGCAGGCTGGCTATGAAATCAGCATTATCCTCCAAGGTGGAAGGCGGCACCATTGTAGTTTTGGAAGAGCTCAAAATGGATGTGCCCAAAACCAAGGATATGGTAAAAATACTTAATAACCTTAAAGTTGATAATAAAGCTTTGGTAGTAACAGCGGAAAGAGACGATGCGGTTTATAAGTCGGCGCGTAACATACCGGGCATTAAACAATTAAGCGTCCCGGGGCTGAATGTTTATGATTTGCTGGCGCATAAAACGCTGGTCATTACCAAAGATGCGGTGGCCAGGGTCGAGGAGGTGTTTGTTTAA
- the rplE gene encoding 50S ribosomal protein L5 produces MPRLKDKIKDEVVKAMMEKFGYKNPMQVPRLEKVVINMGVGEAIQNSKAIDAAVNDLMIISGQRPVVTKAKKSIAAFKLRAGMNVGCKVTLRGDRMYEFVDRLFNIALPRVRDFRGISPKSFDGRGNYSMGVREQLIFPEIDYDKIDKVRGMDIIFVTTARTDEEARELLRLLGMPFKAA; encoded by the coding sequence GTGCCTAGGCTAAAGGATAAAATCAAAGATGAAGTGGTCAAGGCTATGATGGAAAAGTTCGGCTATAAAAACCCAATGCAGGTCCCCAGGCTGGAAAAGGTAGTCATTAACATGGGGGTGGGGGAAGCCATCCAAAACAGCAAGGCCATTGACGCTGCGGTAAATGACCTGATGATTATTTCGGGTCAGCGCCCGGTGGTAACAAAAGCGAAAAAATCCATTGCCGCGTTTAAATTGCGCGCCGGGATGAACGTAGGCTGCAAGGTTACCTTGCGGGGCGACCGTATGTACGAGTTTGTAGACAGGCTGTTTAACATTGCTCTGCCGCGGGTGCGCGACTTCCGTGGGATATCCCCGAAGTCATTTGACGGGCGGGGCAACTACAGCATGGGCGTTCGGGAACAACTTATTTTCCCGGAAATTGATTACGATAAAATTGATAAGGTCAGGGGCATGGATATAATTTTTGTAACCACTGCCCGGACTGACGAAGAGGCGCGGGAATTGCTTCGCTTACTCGGAATGCCGTTTAAAGCTGCCTGA
- a CDS encoding type Z 30S ribosomal protein S14: MAKKSMVARSKRPPKFSVRAHNRCNICGRPHAYMRKFGICRVCFRELAYKGEIPGLRKASW, from the coding sequence GTGGCTAAAAAGTCAATGGTAGCCAGGTCCAAGCGCCCTCCCAAATTTTCAGTGCGGGCGCACAACAGGTGTAATATATGTGGCCGTCCTCATGCTTACATGCGCAAGTTCGGGATCTGTCGGGTTTGCTTCCGGGAGTTGGCATACAAGGGAGAGATACCCGGACTGAGGAAGGCCAGTTGGTAA
- the rpsC gene encoding 30S ribosomal protein S3 — MGQKVNPVGLRIGIIKDWEGKWYADKKNFSTLLLEDFNIRKFVKKKLYAAGIARIQIERAANKIKLSIHTAKPGIVIGRGGAEVENLRKQLEQMTGKHVNINIVEVKVPEIDAQLLSENVASQLERRIAFRRAMKQSVGRAMKMGAKGIKISCSGRLAGAEIARTEWYSEGKVPLHTLRADIDYGFAEANTTYGKIGVKVWIYKGEVLPEVRRTAAGKGGE; from the coding sequence GTGGGGCAGAAGGTAAATCCCGTAGGGTTGCGCATAGGCATTATTAAGGATTGGGAAGGCAAATGGTACGCGGATAAGAAAAACTTTTCCACCCTTTTACTGGAGGATTTTAATATCCGCAAATTTGTCAAAAAGAAATTGTATGCGGCAGGTATCGCCCGCATTCAGATAGAGCGGGCAGCCAACAAAATAAAATTATCCATCCACACGGCCAAGCCGGGTATTGTTATCGGGCGTGGCGGTGCCGAGGTGGAGAATTTGCGCAAGCAGCTGGAACAAATGACCGGTAAGCATGTGAACATTAACATAGTTGAAGTTAAAGTGCCTGAAATTGATGCCCAGTTGCTGTCCGAGAATGTAGCCTCTCAATTGGAGAGAAGAATTGCTTTCCGCCGGGCCATGAAACAAAGCGTAGGCAGGGCCATGAAGATGGGGGCCAAGGGAATCAAAATTTCTTGCAGTGGCCGGCTGGCCGGAGCAGAAATTGCCCGGACTGAGTGGTATAGTGAAGGTAAAGTACCCCTGCATACATTGCGTGCTGATATCGACTATGGTTTTGCCGAAGCAAATACAACTTATGGTAAAATCGGTGTCAAGGTTTGGATATATAAAGGAGAAGTTTTGCCGGAAGTTAGAAGAACCGCTGCCGGTAAAGGAGGCGAATAG
- the rplP gene encoding 50S ribosomal protein L16, protein MLIPKRVKYRKQRRGSIPSGKSKGGNEVHFGEYGLKALEPGWITNRQIEAARIAMTRYIKRGGKVWIRIFPDKPVTKKPAETRMGSGKGAPEWWVAVVKPGRIMFELAGVSEEVAREAMRLASHKLPIKTKFVRRGEVGEASES, encoded by the coding sequence ATGCTCATTCCAAAAAGGGTAAAATACCGCAAGCAGCGCCGCGGATCAATACCCTCGGGTAAATCCAAGGGGGGCAATGAAGTCCATTTCGGGGAATACGGGTTAAAAGCGCTGGAACCCGGATGGATTACCAACCGGCAAATTGAAGCCGCTCGTATTGCTATGACCCGTTACATTAAACGGGGCGGTAAAGTATGGATTAGAATTTTCCCCGATAAACCGGTCACCAAAAAGCCGGCTGAAACCCGGATGGGCAGCGGCAAGGGCGCTCCCGAATGGTGGGTGGCGGTGGTTAAGCCCGGACGGATAATGTTTGAGTTGGCTGGTGTCAGTGAAGAGGTAGCCCGGGAGGCCATGCGGTTGGCATCGCACAAGCTGCCCATCAAAACCAAGTTTGTAAGACGTGGGGAAGTAGGTGAGGCAAGTGAAAGCTAA
- the rpsJ gene encoding 30S ribosomal protein S10 translates to MKSQKIRIRLKAYDHHMLDQSAQKIVDTARRTGANVAGPVPLPTEKNIYTILRSPHVNKDSREQFEMRTHKRLIDIMEPTPKTVDALMRLDLPAGVDIEIKL, encoded by the coding sequence ATGAAAAGTCAAAAAATTCGTATCCGGCTTAAGGCGTATGATCACCACATGCTGGACCAATCGGCCCAGAAAATAGTGGACACCGCCCGGCGGACCGGCGCTAATGTGGCAGGCCCCGTGCCTTTGCCCACAGAAAAGAATATCTACACGATATTGCGTTCCCCCCACGTCAACAAGGACTCCCGGGAACAATTTGAAATGAGAACCCATAAGCGGCTGATTGACATTATGGAACCCACGCCCAAAACGGTGGATGCGTTGATGCGCCTTGACCTGCCCGCCGGTGTGGATATTGAAATTAAACTATAA
- the rpmC gene encoding 50S ribosomal protein L29 has product MKAKELRDMTVEELQKKMNDTKDELFRLRFQLATGQLDNPMRIKEVRRNIARVKTVIREREIGIKRA; this is encoded by the coding sequence GTGAAAGCTAAGGAACTGCGTGATATGACCGTTGAGGAACTGCAAAAGAAAATGAACGATACCAAGGATGAATTGTTCCGGTTACGCTTTCAACTGGCTACCGGACAACTGGATAACCCAATGCGTATCAAGGAAGTGCGCAGAAATATCGCCCGCGTCAAAACTGTCATCCGGGAAAGGGAAATTGGCATTAAGCGGGCTTAA
- the rpsS gene encoding 30S ribosomal protein S19 has product MGRSLKKGPYCDDKLLNRIQEMNDKGDKRVIKTWSRRSTIFPDMIGHTIAVHDGRKHVPVYVTEDMVGHKLGEFAPTRLFRGHGSHTERSTSLK; this is encoded by the coding sequence ATGGGTCGCTCTCTGAAAAAAGGCCCGTATTGTGACGATAAACTCCTTAATAGAATCCAAGAGATGAATGATAAGGGCGACAAAAGGGTCATTAAGACATGGTCCCGCCGGTCCACCATTTTTCCGGATATGATTGGGCACACCATTGCGGTGCATGATGGCAGAAAGCATGTTCCCGTATATGTTACCGAGGATATGGTTGGACATAAATTAGGCGAGTTCGCCCCCACGAGGCTTTTCAGGGGACACGGATCACATACTGAAAGGTCGACGTCTTTGAAGTAA
- the rplB gene encoding 50S ribosomal protein L2: MGIKKFKPTSPGRRFVTVSTFEEITATEPEKSLLEPLKSKGGRNASGRITVRHRGGGHKRMYRLIDFKRDKDGIPAKVATIEYDPNRSARIALLHYADGEKRYIIAPVGLQVGQKVESGPQADIKVGNALALRNIPVGTMIHNLELHPKGGGQLVRSAGTAAQLMAKEGKYAHVRMPSGEMRLILQDCRATIGQVGNVDHENISVGKAGRSRWSGIRPTVRGVVMNPVDHPHGGGEGRSPVGRNPVTPWGKPALGARTRKKKPSDRLIVKRRGKK, encoded by the coding sequence GTGGGGATTAAAAAATTCAAGCCTACATCGCCGGGTCGGAGGTTTGTAACTGTATCAACTTTCGAGGAAATAACCGCCACCGAACCGGAAAAGTCCCTGCTGGAACCGCTTAAGAGCAAAGGCGGCAGAAATGCCAGCGGCAGAATAACTGTTCGTCACCGTGGCGGCGGACATAAACGGATGTACCGGTTAATTGATTTCAAACGGGATAAGGATGGTATACCGGCCAAGGTAGCCACTATTGAATACGATCCCAATCGCTCGGCACGTATTGCCCTGTTGCATTATGCCGACGGTGAAAAGCGTTATATCATTGCTCCGGTAGGCCTGCAGGTGGGACAGAAGGTTGAATCGGGTCCGCAAGCTGACATAAAAGTGGGCAATGCCCTTGCTTTGCGTAATATTCCGGTGGGTACAATGATTCATAATCTTGAGCTGCACCCCAAGGGCGGCGGACAATTGGTTCGTTCAGCCGGCACAGCCGCGCAGCTTATGGCTAAAGAGGGCAAATACGCCCACGTACGCATGCCATCAGGGGAAATGCGTTTAATATTACAGGATTGCCGGGCCACCATAGGCCAGGTGGGTAATGTGGATCACGAGAACATTTCGGTTGGTAAAGCCGGCCGTTCCCGTTGGTCAGGCATTCGCCCGACAGTGCGCGGCGTGGTGATGAACCCGGTGGATCACCCCCATGGTGGTGGTGAGGGTCGCTCACCCGTAGGCAGAAACCCGGTTACTCCCTGGGGTAAACCAGCCCTGGGTGCACGTACCAGGAAGAAAAAACCCAGTGATCGCTTAATTGTGAAGCGGCGTGGTAAAAAATAA
- the fusA gene encoding elongation factor G, producing the protein MARQFPLEKTRNIGIMAHIDAGKTTTTERILFYTGKVHKLGEVHDGAATMDWMVQEQERGITITSAATTCQWRDHCVNIIDTPGHVDFTVEVERSLRVLDGAVAVFCSVGGVEPQSETVWRQADKYRVPRIAYINKMDRVGADFFNGMAMMRKRLGANPVAIQLPIGVEENFSGIVDLVRNKAIRYIDDLGTTSEETDVPEDMLELVTEHREKLLEAVAEFDEELMLKYLEGDQLTSEEIKGALRKAALAVKIIPVLCGSSFKNKGVQPLLDAIVDYLPSPLDVPAIRGVHPDTSDEDTRVADDEAPFSALAFKIMTDPYVGKLTYFRVYSGRMASGSYVYNSTKGKRERVGRILRMHANHREEVKEIYSGDIVAAVGLRDTSTGDTLCDEKQTILLESMEFPEPVISVAIEPNTKADQDKMAVALQKLGEEDPTFKVSIDAETGQTIIRGMGELHLEIIVDRLLREFKVQATVGKPQVAYKETIRKKSKAEGRFIRQSGGRGQYGHVVIEIEPAEPGTGFEFVNKIVGGVIPKEYIPAVSNGISEAMSNGVVASYPLVDLRATLLDGSYHDVDSSEMAFKIAGSMALQNAAKKAGAVLLEPVMKVEVVVMDEYMGDVIGDINARRGRIEEMEPRGINQVIHGIVPLSEMFGYATELRSRTQGRGTYTMQFSHYEEVPQNIAESIVSKRFYG; encoded by the coding sequence AAAAACTCGCAACATTGGCATTATGGCACATATAGACGCCGGAAAGACCACCACCACCGAGCGCATCCTGTTTTATACAGGTAAGGTGCACAAATTGGGTGAAGTCCATGATGGCGCGGCAACCATGGATTGGATGGTTCAGGAGCAGGAAAGGGGTATTACCATCACCTCTGCTGCAACGACGTGCCAATGGCGAGATCATTGTGTAAATATTATTGACACACCCGGACACGTGGACTTTACTGTTGAGGTGGAAAGGTCGCTGCGTGTGCTGGATGGGGCGGTTGCCGTTTTTTGTTCAGTGGGTGGTGTAGAACCCCAGTCTGAAACGGTATGGCGGCAGGCCGATAAATATAGGGTGCCGCGGATTGCTTATATCAATAAAATGGACCGTGTTGGCGCAGATTTTTTCAATGGTATGGCTATGATGCGTAAAAGATTAGGTGCTAACCCGGTAGCAATTCAATTGCCCATTGGTGTGGAAGAGAATTTTAGCGGCATTGTTGACCTGGTTCGCAACAAGGCCATCAGGTACATTGACGACCTGGGCACCACTAGCGAGGAAACAGATGTTCCCGAGGACATGTTGGAACTGGTTACCGAACACCGGGAAAAACTTCTGGAGGCGGTGGCCGAATTCGATGAAGAGTTAATGCTCAAGTATCTCGAAGGCGATCAGCTTACTTCCGAAGAGATCAAGGGCGCTCTGCGTAAGGCCGCACTGGCGGTGAAGATAATACCGGTACTTTGCGGTTCCTCTTTTAAAAATAAAGGGGTTCAGCCCTTATTGGATGCCATCGTGGATTATCTACCATCTCCGCTGGATGTTCCTGCTATCCGAGGTGTACACCCTGACACCAGCGATGAGGACACGCGGGTAGCTGATGACGAAGCACCTTTTTCAGCACTGGCTTTTAAAATTATGACGGACCCATACGTGGGAAAATTGACTTACTTCAGGGTATATTCAGGGCGGATGGCCAGCGGATCATATGTTTATAACTCCACTAAGGGAAAACGGGAGCGTGTAGGCCGTATACTGCGAATGCATGCCAACCACCGGGAAGAGGTCAAGGAGATCTATTCCGGTGATATAGTGGCAGCCGTAGGACTAAGGGACACCTCAACCGGGGATACCCTGTGCGATGAAAAACAGACGATACTGCTGGAGTCCATGGAGTTTCCCGAACCCGTTATTTCTGTGGCCATTGAACCCAATACCAAGGCCGATCAGGATAAAATGGCTGTAGCTTTGCAAAAACTGGGCGAAGAAGACCCCACCTTCAAGGTAAGTATTGACGCTGAAACGGGGCAGACCATCATTAGAGGTATGGGCGAACTGCACCTGGAGATTATTGTGGATCGCTTACTGCGTGAGTTTAAAGTGCAGGCCACGGTTGGTAAGCCCCAGGTCGCCTATAAAGAGACTATTCGCAAAAAATCCAAGGCTGAAGGCAGATTTATTCGCCAGTCCGGCGGGCGCGGTCAATACGGTCACGTAGTAATTGAGATTGAACCGGCCGAGCCGGGCACCGGGTTTGAATTCGTCAATAAAATTGTTGGCGGGGTAATACCCAAGGAATATATACCGGCGGTATCAAACGGTATTTCCGAGGCTATGTCTAATGGTGTAGTAGCATCCTATCCGCTGGTAGACCTGCGGGCTACATTGCTTGATGGTTCTTATCATGATGTTGACTCTTCAGAAATGGCCTTTAAAATAGCAGGCAGCATGGCGCTGCAAAATGCGGCTAAAAAGGCCGGAGCAGTATTGCTGGAACCGGTCATGAAGGTGGAAGTGGTGGTCATGGATGAGTATATGGGTGATGTTATTGGTGATATAAACGCCCGCCGGGGGCGTATCGAGGAAATGGAACCCCGGGGAATAAATCAAGTTATTCATGGCATTGTACCGCTATCGGAAATGTTCGGTTATGCCACTGAACTGCGTTCCAGAACCCAGGGCCGTGGCACTTATACGATGCAGTTCAGCCACTATGAGGAAGTGCCACAGAACATTGCGGAAAGTATTGTATCTAAAAGATTTTACGGATAA
- the rpsQ gene encoding 30S ribosomal protein S17, with product MLTERNLRKTQTGVVVSNKMNKTAVVAVETLVRHPLYNRTIRQTKKYKAHDEENICNIGDKVKIMETRPLSKDKRWRVVEILRKTEQL from the coding sequence ATGTTGACGGAGCGCAATTTGCGCAAAACTCAAACAGGTGTGGTTGTGAGCAATAAAATGAATAAAACTGCGGTCGTAGCAGTGGAAACACTGGTTAGACACCCGCTATACAACCGGACCATCAGGCAAACTAAAAAATACAAGGCACATGATGAAGAAAATATATGCAATATCGGCGACAAGGTCAAGATAATGGAAACCAGGCCATTGTCCAAGGATAAGCGGTGGCGTGTGGTGGAAATATTGCGCAAGACAGAGCAGTTATAG